A genomic stretch from Lathyrus oleraceus cultivar Zhongwan6 chromosome 2, CAAS_Psat_ZW6_1.0, whole genome shotgun sequence includes:
- the LOC127121344 gene encoding F-box/FBD/LRR-repeat protein At1g13570 — MSDILGPDLITDLPQSIIETILIQLPIRDATRTSILSSRWRNTWRSITHLVFDEKSFPIPCDYNDQQLLQERVVKFISMVLSLHQGPIHRLQITHRSLLSFPDIDRWILFVSKNDVEDLTLELGGEFFRMPSCFFDCEKLFRLELSRCELYPPVSFKGFSCLKRLNLHQVVISSEAIERLISTCPLLESLSLIGCDCLALTISASNLKYLYLYGEFNDLYLVDMPLLVELFVSMYMPDDDLSEHIEQSSNCNFVNFLSGVPNLKRLDGAVHFTKYLSIGNDLRHLALMFNNLECIQMRPVSFMDMKEILVVLRLIKCSPNLKELHISGISDIQASAYTEDLDFWEKEYHSDSILRKLKVVDLAEMSGVPHEIEFIKFLLGSSPVLEKMFIIPYISNKEYRLKMLVELMKFRRASSKAEIYFTCLEYPICVSPGFRD; from the exons ATGAGTGATATTTTGGGTCCTGATTTGATCACTGACCTTCCTCAAAGCATTATAGAAACCATTCTCATACAACTTCCTATAAGAGATGCTACGCGAACAAGCATTTTGTCAAGCAGATGGAGGAACACATGGCGTTCCATCACCCACCTTGTTTTCGATGAAAAATCTTTCCCGATCCCTTGCGATTACAATGATCAACAACTTCTTCAAGAAAGAGTTGTCAAGTTTATCTCCATGGTGTTATCTCTTCACCAAGGACCTATTCATAGGTTACAAATTACACATAGAAGCTTGCTGAGCTTCCCTGATATCGATCGGTGGATTCTTTTTGTATCTAAGAATGATGTTGAAGATTTGACTCTTGAGTTGGGAGGAGAATTCTTTAGAATGCCTTCCTGTTTTTTCGATTGTGAGAAATTGTTTCGATTGGAGCTCTCGCGCTGCGAGTTGTATCCACCCGTTAGTTTTAAGGGGTTTTCGTGTTTGAAGAGGCTCAATCTTCATCAGGTTGTGATATCCTCTGAAGCAATTGAGAGACTCATTTCGACTTGCCCTCTCTTGGAGAGTTTGTCACTTATAGGCTGTGATTGTTTAGCTCTTACTATTTCTGCTTCGAACCTCAAGTACTTGTATCTCTATGGTGAATTCAACGACCTTTATTTAGTAGATATGCCGCTTTTGGTTGAACTATTTGTTTCTATGTATATGCCTGACGATGATCTTTCCGAGCATATTGAACAAAGTTCAAATTGCAATTTTGTTAACTTTCTTAGTGGTGTGCCAAATCTTAAGAGACTTGATGGAGCTGTGCACTTCACAAAG TATTTGAGCATAGGTAATGACCTAAGGCATCTTGCACTAATGTTCAACAATTTGGAGTGTATTCAAATGCGTCCGGTAAGTTTTATGGACATGAAAGAGATACTTGTAGTTCTTCGCTTGATTAAATGCTCTCCCAATCTAAAGGAACTTCACATTTCA GGTATATCCGACATACAAGCTTCTGCATATACAGAAGATTTGGATTTTTGGGAAAAAGAATACCACTCAGATTCTATACTTCGCAAGCTTAAAGTTGTGGATTTGGCAGAAATGAGTGGTGTTCCACATGAGATTGAATTTATCAAATTTTTGCTTGGTTCTTCACCTGTCCTTGAGAAAATGTTTATCATTCCTTATATAAGTAATAAAGAATATCGGTTGAAAATGTTGGTCGAATTGATGAAATTTCGAAGAGCTTCTTCTAAAGCAGAAATTTATTTCACCTGCCTTGAGTATCCAATCTGTGTTTCTCCAGGTTTTCGAGACTAG
- the LOC127119123 gene encoding protein NSP-INTERACTING KINASE 2 isoform X1, with translation MEGKKDAVLFCFLALFFMWTSVTGLLSSKGVNSEVQALMGIKSSLMDPHSALNNWDAESVDPCNWAMVTCSPDHFVIALGIPSQNISGTLSSTIGSLPNLQTVLLQDNNITGPIPSEIGRLQKLQTLDLSDNFFTGQLPDSLSHMKGLHYLRLNNNTLSGPIPSSVANMSHLVFLDLSYNNLSGPVPRLNAKTFNIVGNHQICVTGVEQNCFRTTLISSVMNNNSQDLQASNRPKSHKAALAFASSLSCTFLLILGFGFLLWWRQRYNKQIFFDTNEQYREDICLGNLKKFHFRELQVATNNFSSKNLVGKGGFGNVYKGCLRDGTVIAVKRLKDGNAIGGEIQFQTELEMISLAVHRNLLRLYGFCMTTTERLLVYPYMSNGSVASRLKGKPSLDWGTRKRIALGAGRGLLYLHEQCDPKIIHRDVKAANILLDDYCEAVVGDFGLAKLLDHRDSHVTTAVRGTVGHIAPEYLSTGQSSEKTDVFGFGILLLELISGQRALEFGKAANQKGAMLDWVKKIHQEKKIDVLVDKDLKNNYDRIELDEIVQVALLCTQYLPSHRPKMSEVVRMLEGDGLAEKWEASQRAESTRSRGNELSSSERYSDLTDDSSLLAQAMELSGPR, from the exons ATGGAAGGAAAAAAAGATGcagttttgttttgttttttggCTTTGTTCTTCATGTGGACTTCAGTAACTGGTTTGCTTTCTTCTAAAGGTGTCAACTCTGAAG TTCAAGCTTTGATGGGAATTAAGAGCTCTTTGATGGATCCTCATTCAGCTTTAAATAATTGGGATGCTGAGTCTGTGGATCCTTGCAACTGGGCTATGGTTACTTGTTCTCCTGATCATTTTGTCATTGCACT TGGAATTCCAAGCCAGAATATATCTGGTACTCTCTCATCAACCATAGGTTCCTTACCAAATCTTCAAACTGT GCTTTTGCAGGATAATAATATAACCGGACCAATTCCCTCTGAGATTGGAAGGCTTCAAAAGCTTCAAACACTTGATCTTTCTGACAATTTCTTCACTGGTCAACTTCCAGATTCTCTTTCACATATGAAGGGTCTCCATTATTT GAGGCTAAACAATAACACTCTTTCTGGACCAATTCCTTCTTCAGTGGCTAACATGTCTCACCTTGTTTTTCT GGATCTTTCTTATAATAACTTGAGTGGACCTGTACCTAGATTAAATGCTAAAACATTCAA TATTGTGGGAAATCACCAGATATGTGTCACTGGAGTTGAACAAAACTGTTTTAGAACAACATTAATTTCTTCTGTTATGAATAATAACTCTCAAG ATTTACAAGCTTCTAATAGACCAAAAAGTCACAAAGCTGCTTTGGCTTTTGCTTCAAGCCTAAGCTGCACCTTCTTACTTATTCTGGGATTTGGCTTTCTTCTCTGGTGGAGACAAAGATATAACAAACAAATATTCTTTGACACGAATG AACAATACCGCGAGGACATTTGCCTTGGAAACCTGAAGAAGTTCCATTTCAGAGAACTTCAGGTTGCTACAAATAACTTCAGCAGCAAGAACTTAGTTGGAAAAGGTGGTTTTGGGAATGTTTACAAAGGTTGTCTCCGAGATGGTACAGTTATAGCTGTAAAAAGGCTTAAAGATGGTAATGCAATTGGTGGTGAAATCCAGTTCCAAACTGAACTAGAAATGATCAGCTTAGCTGTTCATAGAAACCTTCTTCGCCTCTATGGATTTTGTATGACAACTACAGAAAGGCTCTTGGTTTATCCTTATATGTCAAATGGTAGTGTTGCTTCTCGTCTCAAAG GCAAGCCCTCTTTGGACTGGGGTACAAGGAAGAGGATAGCATTAGGAGCAGGAAGAGGGTTACTATACTTACATGAACAGTGTGATCCAAAGATTATTCACAGAGATGTTAAAGCAGCAAATATCTTGCTTGATGATTATTGTGAAGCTGTAGTAGGAGACTTTGGGTTGGCAAAGCTGTTGGACCACAGAGATTCACATGTGACAACAGCAGTGAGAGGAACTGTAGGACACATAGCCCCTGAGTACCTATCAACAGGACAATCCTCAGAGAAAACAGATGTATTTGGGTTTGGAATTCTTCTACTTGAACTGATTTCGGGACAGAGAGCTCTTGAATTTGGAAAAGCTGCAAACCAGAAAGGAGCTATGCTTGATTGG GTGAAGAAAATACATCAAGAGAAGAAGATTGATGTGTTAGTTGACAAGGATTTGAAAAACAACTATGACAGGATAGAGCTAGATGAAATAGTTCAAGTTGCTCTTCTATGTACTCAGTACCTTCCGAGCCACAGACCAAAAATGTCAGAAGTAGTTAGAATGCTTGAAGGAGATGGACTTGCAGAGAAATGGGAAGCTTCGCAGAGAGCTGAATCAACAAGAAGTAGAGGAAATGAACTCTCGTCTTCAGAGCGTTATTCTGATCTTACTGATGATTCTTCATTGCTTGCACAAGCAATGGAACTTTCTGGACCAAGATAA
- the LOC127119123 gene encoding protein NSP-INTERACTING KINASE 2 isoform X2, with protein sequence MEGKKDAVLFCFLALFFMWTSVTGLLSSKVQALMGIKSSLMDPHSALNNWDAESVDPCNWAMVTCSPDHFVIALGIPSQNISGTLSSTIGSLPNLQTVLLQDNNITGPIPSEIGRLQKLQTLDLSDNFFTGQLPDSLSHMKGLHYLRLNNNTLSGPIPSSVANMSHLVFLDLSYNNLSGPVPRLNAKTFNIVGNHQICVTGVEQNCFRTTLISSVMNNNSQDLQASNRPKSHKAALAFASSLSCTFLLILGFGFLLWWRQRYNKQIFFDTNEQYREDICLGNLKKFHFRELQVATNNFSSKNLVGKGGFGNVYKGCLRDGTVIAVKRLKDGNAIGGEIQFQTELEMISLAVHRNLLRLYGFCMTTTERLLVYPYMSNGSVASRLKGKPSLDWGTRKRIALGAGRGLLYLHEQCDPKIIHRDVKAANILLDDYCEAVVGDFGLAKLLDHRDSHVTTAVRGTVGHIAPEYLSTGQSSEKTDVFGFGILLLELISGQRALEFGKAANQKGAMLDWVKKIHQEKKIDVLVDKDLKNNYDRIELDEIVQVALLCTQYLPSHRPKMSEVVRMLEGDGLAEKWEASQRAESTRSRGNELSSSERYSDLTDDSSLLAQAMELSGPR encoded by the exons ATGGAAGGAAAAAAAGATGcagttttgttttgttttttggCTTTGTTCTTCATGTGGACTTCAGTAACTGGTTTGCTTTCTTCTAAAG TTCAAGCTTTGATGGGAATTAAGAGCTCTTTGATGGATCCTCATTCAGCTTTAAATAATTGGGATGCTGAGTCTGTGGATCCTTGCAACTGGGCTATGGTTACTTGTTCTCCTGATCATTTTGTCATTGCACT TGGAATTCCAAGCCAGAATATATCTGGTACTCTCTCATCAACCATAGGTTCCTTACCAAATCTTCAAACTGT GCTTTTGCAGGATAATAATATAACCGGACCAATTCCCTCTGAGATTGGAAGGCTTCAAAAGCTTCAAACACTTGATCTTTCTGACAATTTCTTCACTGGTCAACTTCCAGATTCTCTTTCACATATGAAGGGTCTCCATTATTT GAGGCTAAACAATAACACTCTTTCTGGACCAATTCCTTCTTCAGTGGCTAACATGTCTCACCTTGTTTTTCT GGATCTTTCTTATAATAACTTGAGTGGACCTGTACCTAGATTAAATGCTAAAACATTCAA TATTGTGGGAAATCACCAGATATGTGTCACTGGAGTTGAACAAAACTGTTTTAGAACAACATTAATTTCTTCTGTTATGAATAATAACTCTCAAG ATTTACAAGCTTCTAATAGACCAAAAAGTCACAAAGCTGCTTTGGCTTTTGCTTCAAGCCTAAGCTGCACCTTCTTACTTATTCTGGGATTTGGCTTTCTTCTCTGGTGGAGACAAAGATATAACAAACAAATATTCTTTGACACGAATG AACAATACCGCGAGGACATTTGCCTTGGAAACCTGAAGAAGTTCCATTTCAGAGAACTTCAGGTTGCTACAAATAACTTCAGCAGCAAGAACTTAGTTGGAAAAGGTGGTTTTGGGAATGTTTACAAAGGTTGTCTCCGAGATGGTACAGTTATAGCTGTAAAAAGGCTTAAAGATGGTAATGCAATTGGTGGTGAAATCCAGTTCCAAACTGAACTAGAAATGATCAGCTTAGCTGTTCATAGAAACCTTCTTCGCCTCTATGGATTTTGTATGACAACTACAGAAAGGCTCTTGGTTTATCCTTATATGTCAAATGGTAGTGTTGCTTCTCGTCTCAAAG GCAAGCCCTCTTTGGACTGGGGTACAAGGAAGAGGATAGCATTAGGAGCAGGAAGAGGGTTACTATACTTACATGAACAGTGTGATCCAAAGATTATTCACAGAGATGTTAAAGCAGCAAATATCTTGCTTGATGATTATTGTGAAGCTGTAGTAGGAGACTTTGGGTTGGCAAAGCTGTTGGACCACAGAGATTCACATGTGACAACAGCAGTGAGAGGAACTGTAGGACACATAGCCCCTGAGTACCTATCAACAGGACAATCCTCAGAGAAAACAGATGTATTTGGGTTTGGAATTCTTCTACTTGAACTGATTTCGGGACAGAGAGCTCTTGAATTTGGAAAAGCTGCAAACCAGAAAGGAGCTATGCTTGATTGG GTGAAGAAAATACATCAAGAGAAGAAGATTGATGTGTTAGTTGACAAGGATTTGAAAAACAACTATGACAGGATAGAGCTAGATGAAATAGTTCAAGTTGCTCTTCTATGTACTCAGTACCTTCCGAGCCACAGACCAAAAATGTCAGAAGTAGTTAGAATGCTTGAAGGAGATGGACTTGCAGAGAAATGGGAAGCTTCGCAGAGAGCTGAATCAACAAGAAGTAGAGGAAATGAACTCTCGTCTTCAGAGCGTTATTCTGATCTTACTGATGATTCTTCATTGCTTGCACAAGCAATGGAACTTTCTGGACCAAGATAA